In the Sandaracinus amylolyticus genome, GTCTGGTCGCTGGATCCTGACACCGGCGAGAGTGGATATCGCGAAGTGACTCGAACGTTCGAGCGCATCGAAGATGTCGTGCTTGAACTCTCGATCGTGGCGGACAACGCGTCTGAGAGTATTACGACGACTCGGTCGCATCCGTTCTACGTCGCAAATCGCGGCTGGGTGAGGGCAGAAGAGCTCCGCACGGGGGACGAGGTCTTCACGAGCCGCGGGGGCTGGGCGCGGATCGCGTCTGGGACTTGGATCGAGGCTAGTCAACTTGTCTACAACCTTGAGGTTGAAGGCAGTCACTCCTATTTCGTCGGACAGGCTGGAGTCTGGGCGCACAACTCTTGTGTCCAGGCCAACAAGGCTGCCGGAGACGCGTTCCGCGACCAGGTCGCTGATGGCTTCCGACAAATGGGCTACGACGTGCAAACGGAAGTTACGGTCGTGACCCCGTTCGGCGTGCGTAGGTACGATGTCGCGATCTCGTCTGGTGGAACGCTTCGCGGCCTGATCGAAACGAAGGTGGGGCGGTCGCCGTACCTCCCCAGCCAGCGCGCGAAGGACGCGTGGGTTGCCAGCGGTCCCCGTTGGGGGAGATATGCGAACGTTCCGCGTGTTCCAACTACCATCGTGCGCCCATGACTGATCGCCAGCACTTCGCTACGTCAGCCGACGCAATGAAGTACCTCGACGCGCGGCTACGCAGCGTCGTACGGAGTCTCGGTTACAAGCGCGCACGCGGCACGAAGCTGGCCTACGCAAAACCCAGCGGTCGCGATGACGAGTTCGTGGTGTTCGGTGCGGTGGCTTCGCGGGTCGGCTACGACCATTTCGCTGGCGGACTGTTCCGTGTCGAGCTTGGGCTCGCACCCGTGCCTGAGCTCTTCGCTGCCGCGCGTGTCGGGTTGGTCGACTTGCTTTCCGAGTCCGACCTGGAGCGGTACGTCGGTATCTCGCGAGCCGTCGTCGCTGCGCTCCCGCGTCCGCCGGATGTACACGTCGAGCAGTTCGCAAGCACGGCTCGAGACTGGTACGCGAAGAGGTTCGAGCCGCCCGCGCGTGGCTTGCGCCGCACCTTCTACGAGTGGGCGCCGTTTCGTAGCAGCGACGACCTCGACGCATGGTCCGCGTTCCTTGCCGAGTCGCTTCCGTCTGGTCTTGATCGCGTCGCGCGCTCCAGCGTCGATGCTGGGAACCTGCGGCTAGCGCCCGGCTAGAGACGCTCCACCGACTTGAGCATCTCCGGGACGAAATGGGTGCGCGGGTGGATCAGCGTGCGGCGGGCGCGGCCGCGGACACTGAAGATGCGATCGAGCTCCGTCTCGTAGCGGCCGCCTTGGACGAGATCGCCATCGATGAAGTCGTAGGTCGTGACCTCGCCGGATCGCGTGTCCTGAGCTGCCGCGGGAGCGGCGAAGGCGGCGATCAGGGCGGCCGAGAGAGCGATCGTGAGACGCATGGCGGAACCTCCTCCGCGCTGCGACGGGCGAGCTGTCCGGAAGGTCTGGCCAGTGTCGCGAAACGTCCCGTTTTCACACTGGACGCGGCTTGTTCGTTGCTGCACAGTCCCCCGCACGACGGGTGGACCGCCCTCGCGGCGGCCGCCACGGAGGTAGTCAGATGCGGCGACGGATGTTCCTGGGGAAGGTCCACCGGGCGGTGATCACGCACGCCGACCTCGAGTACGAGGGCAGCTGCACCATCGACGCCGACCTGATGGACGCAGCGGGGATGATCGAGCACGAAGAGCTGCACATCTGGAACGTCACGCGCGGGACGCGCCTCGTGACGTACACGCTGGCAGGTCCGCGCGGTTCGGGCGTCATCTGCATCAACGGCGCGGCGGCGCACCTGAACAAGCCGGGCGACCTCGTGATCCTCGCGACGTTCGGCGAGATGGACGACGACGAAGCGCGCCGTCACGTGCCGAAGGTCGTCCGCGTCGACGAGAAGAACCGCATCATCGGCGACGAAGCCGAGCGCGCGGGCCCGCAGATGCCGCTGCACCACGAGCGCGGCGTCCCGCAGCCGAGCTGAAGCGCGAGAAGCTCGCGCACCATGAAGGCAGCTCCGAGCCGCGCGCTCGCGAGCTGCCTTCGCGCGTGTACGATGCCCGTCGGACGCGCCGGGATGGCGGAACGGCAGACGCAGGGGATTTAAAATCCCACGCCTCGGAAGAGGCATGAGGGTTCGAGTCCCTCTCCCGGCATCGAGAAAATCGGCGAGGAAGACGCGAGTCCGGCGGCCCGCCACAGGCTCGCATGGGGAGATTTTCCGTGCTCTCCCGGCGCGGCCTGGGAAGAGCTCCCCATACGCGACGATGCCGGGCGCATGTTCGCGGAGGATTCCGCTTGGCTCATCGCTTGCGAAGCGGGCGCTCCGTGCGACCGAAGCCCAGGCCGACCGTTCTATGCATCGAGAGCGATGACGATCAGCGCGAGCTGCTCCCGCTCGTCATCCGGGAGCAGGCGCGCGTCCTGACGGCGAGCTCCGTGCGCGATGCGCGCGAGCTCCTCGACTCCATCGCCTTCGACGCCGTGCTCGCGTCGATGGCCGTGCCCGGTGTGCTCGAGCTCGCCCACGAGCTGGAGACCGGAGGCCGCGTCGGGCCGCTCGTGTTGGTGTCGCCCGCGTGGAGCGACGACGCGCAGCGCGAAGCGACGGCGCTTGGCGCCGTCACCGTGCAGCGCCCGCACGAGAACGCGGTGGTGATCGAGGCGGTGGCTCGCGCCCTCGCGCGCGCACCGCGAACGCTCCACTGAGCTCGTCTGCGCGCGGCTCGCCGCGTGACCCCAAGAGACCACGCTGAACGCACGTGCGGATCGCGCGCTGCGCGGCGATCGGGGCGCGTCAGTGATCGTGGCGGTGGTGCAGGTCCGGCTCGTGCGCGTGCTCGTGCGTGAGCGGGTCGTGGACGTGCGCGTGGAAGTGCCAACCGAAGCGGGGCACGACCTCGTGTGCGTGCTCGTGGTGTGCGTCATCGTGGCGATGCCAGTGCGCGTGCTCGATGCGCTCGTGGGTGTGCGCGTGCGCGTGGCGATCGCGCGGCAGCACCACGAGCGCGAGCGCGAGCAGCACGCTCGCGACGACGGCGATCGGCGTGACCGGCTCGCCGAGCACGAGCCACGACAGCGCGACGCCCCAGAACGGCGCGGTCGAGAAGACCGCTTGCGAGCGCGTCGCGCCGAGCTGCTGGCTCGCGGCCACGTAGAGCACGAGCGAGATGCCATAGCCGGTCGCGCCGACGAGGAGCGCGAGCGCCAGTGTGCGGGGATCGAACGCCGGCACGCCCTCGACGACGAGGCCGATCGCGAGGTTCGTCGCACCCGCGACCAGGCCTTTGACGAGCGTCGACTGCGCGGGGCTCACGCCGTCGACGAGCGACATCAGGTTGTTGTCGAGCCCCCACGCGAGGCACGCGCCCGCGACGAGCAGCGCGGCCGGCGTGAGCGCCTCGAGCGAGGGGCTCGCGAGCAGCGCGCTCGACGCGACGATCAACGCGATGGCGAGCGCGGTCCGAGGGCCGACGTGCTCGCGGAAGAACACGCGGGCGAGCAGCGCGGTGAACACGGTCTCGAGACTCAGCCAGATCGACACCGCGCTCGCGCTCGCGATCGCCAGGCCCGCGAGGAGGAGCACGGGCCCGACGACGCCGCCGAAGAGCACCGCACCGCCGAGGCGCCGGAGCGTGCGGCCATCGCGCAGCGCACCGCGCGGAACGCCGCCGGCCCTCGGCACGACCGCGAGCGCCGCGCCGAGATAGAGCAGCCCGGCGAGCGTGAACGGCC is a window encoding:
- the panD gene encoding aspartate 1-decarboxylase; translated protein: MRRRMFLGKVHRAVITHADLEYEGSCTIDADLMDAAGMIEHEELHIWNVTRGTRLVTYTLAGPRGSGVICINGAAAHLNKPGDLVILATFGEMDDDEARRHVPKVVRVDEKNRIIGDEAERAGPQMPLHHERGVPQPS
- a CDS encoding DMT family transporter, whose product is MTAGPFVWALLAAALFGASTPASKALLDELGPFTLAGLLYLGAALAVVPRAGGVPRGALRDGRTLRRLGGAVLFGGVVGPVLLLAGLAIASASAVSIWLSLETVFTALLARVFFREHVGPRTALAIALIVASSALLASPSLEALTPAALLVAGACLAWGLDNNLMSLVDGVSPAQSTLVKGLVAGATNLAIGLVVEGVPAFDPRTLALALLVGATGYGISLVLYVAASQQLGATRSQAVFSTAPFWGVALSWLVLGEPVTPIAVVASVLLALALVVLPRDRHAHAHTHERIEHAHWHRHDDAHHEHAHEVVPRFGWHFHAHVHDPLTHEHAHEPDLHHRHDH